The nucleotide sequence GACGTAGTCGGCCCCGGCCGCGACCGCGGCGTCGACCTCGTCGCCCGAATGGCAGGAGGCGCCGATCAGGGCGGAGGGACCGAGCCGCCGCCGGGCCGCGGCGGGGTCGCCGCCGGCGGCGAGGTGCAGCCCGTCGGCCTCGGCGGCCGCGTCGGGATCGGCATGGACGGTCACGACTGCGCCGACCGGCCGGGCCAGGGCCCGCAGCCGATGCAGCAGGGCGAAGCGCTCTGTCGCCGACAGGTCCTTCTCGCGCAGGCTGACCCAGCGGCAGCCGGCGACCAGCGCATCCGCCACCACGCCGGCCAGCGGCCGTGCCGCCTGGCGCCGATCGGTGATCAGCAGCAGCGGCGGCGACGGCAGCCCGGTCATGAGCCCATCACGTCCCGATCAGGCCGAGCTGCGGGCTGGAGGGGTCGGCCAGGCGGCGCTTCGGGATCCGGCCGGCCAGAGAGGCCAGCCGCCCGCCTTCGACCCCCGCGGCCATGGCCCGGGCCATGCGCACCGGGTCGCGCGCCTTCGCCACGGCGGTCGACAGCAGCACGGCGGAGCAGCCGAGCTCCATCGCCAGCGCCGCGTCCGAGGCGGTGCCGATGCCGGCATCCAGCACCACCGGCACCTGGATCCGGCTGCAGATCATCTCGATCGCATGCGGGTTGGAGATGCCGAGGCCGGAGCCGATCGGCGAGCCGAGCGGCATCACCGCGGCGCAGCCGGCATCGGCCAGGCGCATGCAGGTGACGAGGTCGTCGTTGCAGTAGGGCAGCACCACGAAGCCGTCGCGCACCAGCTCCTCCGCCGCCTCGACCAGCTGGGCGACGTCCGGGTACTGGGTCTCGCGGTCGCCGATCAGTTCCAGCTTCAGCCAATTGGTGCCCAGCGCCTCGCGCGCCAGCTGCGCCGTCAGGATCGCATCCCGCTTGGTCATGCAGCCGGCGGTGTTGGGCAAGAGGCGCCAGCGGTCGCCGACCAGGTCGACCAGGCTCTCGGCATAGCCTTCCAGGCTGATCCGGCGGATCGAGGCGGTGACGACCTCGGCCCCCGAGGCCTCGATCGAATCGAGCATCACCTGGCGGTTCGGATAGCCGGCGGTGCCGATGAACAGGCGCGAGCGCAGCGCCACGCCGGCGATGATGAAGGGGTCCTGCATCTCGGTACTCTCCTCAGCCGCCCTGGAACGGGCGGACGATCTCGACCCGGTCGCCGGCCGCCAGGCGATGCTCCGGCCAGCGGGCGCGCGGCAGCACGGCGTCGTTGAGTGCCACGGCGGTGCCGCGCGCCGCCGGGTCGATGCCCTTGGCCAGCAGCAGGTCGAGCACGCTGAGCCCGGCCACGGCCTCCGCCTCTCCGTTCACATTGACGGTCCCTGGCACGCTCATTGCGCCGCCTCCGCGATCCGGGTGAAGCGGTCGATCCGGAACGGCTCCGCCGCCTCCGGCAGGCGGCCGTCGAGGATGGTGCCGGCCACCGCCTCGACCGTCGCCGGCAGCAACAGGATGCCGTTGCGGTGATGGCCGGTGGCGAAGACCAGCCCCTCGATCGCCGAGGGGCCGAGCACCGGCGCGTCGTCGCGGCTGCCGGGGCGCAGCCCGGCCCAGCTCTCGATCAGCGGCAGCTCCTCGATCCCCGGCAGGGCCCGCCAGGCGGCGTCGAGCAGCGACAGCATGCCGCCGGCGGTGACGGTGGTGTCGAAGCCGCGCTCCTCCACCGTGGCGCCGACGATCAGCCGGCCGTCCAGCCGCGGCACCAGATAGGCCTTGCCGGCCCACAGCACATGGCGCAGCAGCGGCGCCGCCGGGTCCATCTGCAGCGCCAGCATCTGGCCCTTCACCGGCCGCACCGGCGGCAGCGCCTCACGCGGGATCCCCGGGATGCCGCCCGACCAGGCGCCGGCGGCCAGCACCACGGCATCGGCCGAAAGCACCTCGCCGGCCACCACCACGCCGCCGGCGCGGCCGTGGTCCAGGATGACGGACTCGACCGCCGCATGGTCGTGCAGCCCGCCGCCGGCGCGGCGCAGCGCCTCGGCCAGGGCCGGGACCAGCCACCGGTTGTCGACCTGATGGTCGGCCGGGCTGTGCACCGCGGCGGCGAGGCCGGGCCGCAGCATCGGCTCGCGCCGCAGCAGCTCGGCGCCGGTCAGCCAGTTCAGCTCGACCCCGAGCTTCGCCTGGTAATCGGCGGAGAAGCGCAGCTCCGCCGCGTCGTCGCGGGTCAGGGCCACGGCCAGCGTGCCCTCGTCGCGATAGCCCACGGGCCGGGCCGACGCGGCCTCGACCTCCCGGGCGAAGCCGGGCCAGAGCTCCTGGGCGCGGCGGCACAAGCCGAACAGCGCCTCCTCCCCCGGCTCGGCCTCGAGCCCGGCGGCGAGCATGCCGGCGGCGGCCCAGCTGGCCTCGCGTCCGACCGGCCCGCGGTCATAGACGTCGACGGGGCAGCCGGCGCGGGCCAGGCGCCAGCCGATGGCCAGGCCGTTGACCCCGGCGCCGATGACGGCGACGCGCGGTCTTGCGCCGCGCAAAGGCGTCGGGCCGACGGAGTCGGCCTGCAAAAGGGACGGAATCGGAATGCCGGTCATCTCAGGCTCCCTCCGCTGGCATGATCCAGGTCAGGTTCGATGGGTATGATCTCAGCCCGCCATGACGACGGGCACCCCAGCCGATGCCGCCATTTCAGTCCCGGAGGCGGGCGGGTTGCAACCCCTTTTTTGTGACCCGCCCCAGGGCACCCCTGCCCCGCGCCCGGCCGACTTACGGAGGTCACACACGGCGTGTTAAGAAGCGCGCATGACAGACCCGATGACCGATAACGGCGCAGGGGCGCCAAAAAAAGGGTGGTTCACCCGACTGAAGGAGGGGCTCTCGCGCTCCTCCGCCAAGCTGACCGAAGGCATCACCAGCATCTTCACCAAGCGCAAGCTGGACGATGCGACGCTGGAGGAGCTGGAGGAGCTGCTGATCCAGGCCGATCTGGGCCCGGCCACCGCCGCCAAGCTGACCGCCGAGCTGGCCCGGACCCGCTTCGGCAAGGAGGTGTCGGGCGACGAGGTCCGGCGCGCCTTGGCCGACCATGTGGCGCAGATCCTGCGCCCGGTGGCCAGGCCCCTGACCCTTTCGCCCGGCCGGAAGCCGCAGGTGGTACTGGTGGTCGGGGTGAACGGCACCGGCAAGACCACGACCATCGGCAAGCTGGCCAAGCAGTGGCGGGAGGAAGGCCGCTCCGTGATGATCGCGGCCGGCGACACCTTCCGCGCCGCCGCGGTGCATCAGCTGCAGGTCTGGGGCGAGCGCTCCGGCTGCCCGGTGGTCACGGCCAATCCCGGCGCCGACGCCGCCGGCCTGGCCTTCGACGCGCTGACCCGGGCCCGGGCCGAGGGCCGCGACGTGCTGCTGATCGACACCGCCGGCCGGCTGCAGAACAAGGACAATCTGATGGCCGAGCTGGCCAAGATCGTCCGCGTGCTGAAGAAGATCGACCCCGAGGCGCCGCACGACGTGCTGCTGGTGCTGGACGCCACCACCGGCCAGAACGCGCACAGCCAGGTCGAGGTGTTCCGCGACATGGTCTCGGTCACCGGCCTGATCCTGACCAAGCTGGACGGCAGCGCCCGCGGCGGCGTTCTGGTGGCGCTGGCCGAGCGCTTCGGCCTGCCGGTGCACGCGATCGGCGTCGGCGAGAGCATCGACGACCTGCGACCCTTCGACGCCGACCAGTTCGGCCGGTCGCTGATGGGAGTCGAGGCATGAGCAAGACCGCCCAGACCTTCGCCCCCGAGCAGTTCCGCGACGCGGCCGAGGCGGTGGCCCGGCTGCACGCGATCTACGACGCCAACACCGGCCTGCTGCGTGACGCCTTCCGCGCCTATTCCCGCGGCGAGGAGCCGGCGAGGCGGGTGCGCGCCTGCTATCCCTACCTCACGGTCCGGGTGGAGGATTTCAGCCGGGCCGACACGCGCCTGTCCTACGGCTTCGTCGACCGGCCGGGCACCTTCTCCACCACCATCACCCGGCCGTCGCTGTTCCACCGCTACCTGACCGAGCAGATCGGCCAGCTGATCCACAATCACCACGTCCCGGTCGAGGTCGGGGTCAGCGACACGCCGATCCCGATCCATTTCGCCTTCCCCGACGGCATGCATGTCGAGGGCGACCTGACCCGCGAGCGCATGCTGCACATGCGGGCGGTGTTCGACCTGCCGGACCTGGCGATGATGGACGACAGCATCGTCAACGGCACTGCCGTGATCCCGCCGGACGAGCCGCACCCGCTGGCCCTGTTCACGGCGCCGCGGGCGGATTATTCGCTGTTCCGGCTGAAGCACTACACCGCCACCGGCTGCGAGCACTTCCAGAACTTCGTCCTGTTCACGAACTACCAATTCTACATCGACGAGTTCATCCGCATCGCTTATGAGCTGATGCAGGGTGACGGTGGCGGCTACGACGCCTTCATCGAGCCGGGCGACCGCGTCACCATGCCCGGCGGGCGGGCCCGCGGCACCCCGGCGGCGCGGCTGCCGCAGATGCCGGCCTACCACCTGACCCGGCCGGACCATTCCGGCATCACCATGGTCAACATCGGCGTCGGCCCGTCCAACGCCAAGACCATCACCGACCACATCGCGGTGCTGCGGCCGCATGCCTGGATCATGCTGGGCCATTGCGCCGGCCTCAGGAACACCCAGAAGCTGGGCGACTACGTCCTGGCCCACGGCTATGTCCGCGAGGATCATGTGCTGGACGCCGACCTGCCGGTCTGGGTGCCGGTGCCGGCCCTGGCCGAGATCCAGGTGGCGCTGGAGCGCGCGGTCGGCGAGATCACCGGCCTTTCCGGCTACGGACTGAAGAGCGTGATGCGCACCGGCACGGTCGCCACCATCGACAACCGCAACTGGGAGCTGCGCGACTATCGCGAGCCGGTGCAGCGCTTCAGCCAGAGCCGCGCCATCGCGCTGGACATGGAGAGCGCGACCATCGCCGCCAACGGCTTCCGCTTCCGGGTGCCCTACGGCACGCTGCTCTGCGTCTCCGACAAGCCGCTGCACGGCGAGCTGAAGCTGCCCGGCATGGCCGACGCCTTCTACAAGCAGCAGGTCGGTCAGCACCTGCAGATCGGCATCCGCGCCATGGAGCGGCTGCGCGAGCTGGGCCTGGAGCAGCTGCACAGCCGCAAGCTGCGCAGCTTCGCCGAAGTGGCGTTCCAGTAGGCCGATGCCGGAGGACAGCCGCACCGCATCCCACATGGATCGGCCGAAGATCGGGGTCGGCGCCGTGGTCTGGCGCGACGACAGGCTGCTGCTGATCCAGCGCGGCAAGGCGCCCCAGGCCGGGCAGTGGAGCATCCCCGGCGGCAGCCAGGAGCTGGGCGAGACCCTGTTCGAGGCGGCGCTGCGCGAGACCCGCGAGGAGGCCGGGGTCGAGGCCGAGGCCATCGGCATCGTCACCGCGGTCGATTCGATCCACCGCGACGCCGAGGGCGGGGTCGAGTGGCACTACACCATCATCGACGTCGAGGCCGAGTGGCGGTCGGGCGAGCCGGTGGCCGGCGACGACGCCGCCCAGGCGCGCTGGGCGACGCTGGAGGAGGCCGACAACCTGATCGAATGGCCGGAGCTGCGGCGGGTGCTGCACCTGTCGGCCCGGCAGCGGGCGCAGCGCCGGCGCGGCCCCGGGCCGGTGCGGCTGAAGCCGCGGCCGGACCTGATGCGGCTGATGCGCACGCCCCTGGGCCGGCTGGTGGCGCGGCCCTGGTTCGACGGCATGTCGCTGGCCCTGCTGCGCGGCTGGTTCCTGCCGGCCTCGCGCAGCCTGGCCGCGGCCATCGTTTCCGACGGCGACCTGCGCCGCTTCTGCGCCGAGCTGGCGATCCCGCCCGACGCGCTGGGCAAGCGGCCGGTCTGGCTGGGTCGGACCCTGCGCGACGTCGCCCGCCTGGCCGAGCAGCACCGCCAGGCCGAGGCGGAGTGGCAGCGCCTGCTGTTCTCCACCACCGCGCCCCTGGCCGATGCGGTGGCGGCGGAGGAGGCGCGCCTCGATGCCGCCTCGGCCCTGACCACCAGCCGGCTGCGCTTCGCGCTGTTCGGCAACAACCGCAAGATCCCGGCCTGCCGCTGGGCGATCCCGACCGAGGACGAGGTCGAGGCCCGGCACGGCGCCCGGCTGGCCGATCCGGAGAACGCCTACCGGCTGCCCGAGCGGATGCCGGCCGTCGCCGAGACCCGGCGGCTGCCGAGCGAGCTGGGCACCGACCACTGGCTGACCTTCCCGACGCCCGACCCGGCGGCGGAGAGCCCGTGCTGGGCCCGGGTGTTCACCCCGAGCGACGCGGTCGACCCGCCGACGGTGATCCACCTGCACGGCGTCTGCATGGAGCCGGACCATCTGCGCGGGCCGCTGAGCGAGATCGAATCCCTGGTCCGCCGCGGCCTCCGCGTGGTGCTGGTGGAGGCGCCCTGGCACGGGAGGCGCAAGCGGCCGGGCACCTATGCCGGCGAGCCGATGGTGGCGTCGACGCCGCTCGGCGCGCTGGACCACCTGTCGGCGGCGGTGCGCGAGGTCGGCATCCTGACCCGCTGGGCCCGGCAGACCAGCCGCGGCACGGTGGGCTGGAGCGGCATCAGCTTCGGCGCCCTGACGGCGCAGCTGGCCGCCGCCCATTGCGGCGGCTGGCCGGCCGCCTGCCGGCCGGACGCGCTGCTGCTGTTCACCACGTCCGAGGGAATCGAGGAGATCGCGCTCGGCGGCTCCTTCGCCCGCGCCTTCGGTCTGGACCGCGCCCTGACCGCGGCCGGCTGGACCGAGACGGCGCTGAGCCGCTGGCGCCCGCTGACCGATCCGGTCGAGCGGCCGCAGATGGACACCGGCAACGTCTTCATGGTGCTGGGCAGCAAGGACGACGTCACCCCCTTCGCCGGCGGCCAGGCGATCGCCCGGCGCTGGGGCGTGCCCGAGGCCCAGGTCCACATCCGGCCGCAGGGCCATTTCTCGGTGCCGGCCGGGCTGATGGTCGACGGCGCGCCGATCGCCGATTTCGCCGAGAGGCTGCTGTCGCTATGAGCCTCCTGATCGTCACCGGCGGCGGCCGCGGCATCGGCGCCGCCATCGCCCGCCGGGCGGCGCGGGACGGCTGGGCGGTCTGCGTCAACTATCGCGCCGACGCCGCCGCGGCCGAGGCGGTGGTCGCGGAGATCGCCGGCGCCGGCGGCCGGGCGGTCGCCCTGCCCGCCGACGTATCGCGCGAGGACGAGATCCGGGCGCTGTTCGACCGGGCCGAGGCCGCCTTCGGGCCGGTGCAGGGGCTGGTCAACAACGCCGGCATCACCGGCCGCAACGGCGTTCTGGCGGATCTGGAGGCCGAGACGTTGCGCCGGGTGGTCGACGTCAACCTGGTCGGCCCGATCCTGTGCGCGCGGGAGGCGGTGCGCCGCTTTCGCGCCGCCGGGACGAAGGGCGCGATCGTCAGCCTGTCCTCGATCGCGGCGCAGACTGGCAGCCCGGGCGAATACGTCCACTATGCCGCGACCAAGGGCGCGATCGAGAGCTTCACCATCGGCCTGGGCCGCGAGCTGGCGGCCGAGGGCATCCGGGTCAACGCCGTGTCGCCGGGCATGATCCGCACCGAGATCCATGCGCCGGGACGGCTGGAGCGGGTGACGGCGCGGATCCCCGCCGGCCGGCCGGGCGAGCCGGAGGAGATCGCCGAGGCGGTGGCCTGGCTGCTGTCGGACGCCGCGCGCTATGCCACCGCCACGGTGCTGAAGGTAGCGGGCGGCGTCTGACGTCGCCTCGCGCCGGCCAAGATTTCGCCGCCAGCCCTGGGCAGGATCGACACCTGTCCGATCGGGCCCTGATCTGATACTGGACGATCGGACGGAGATGATTCCCACGGTCGCGGCGTGGCGAGGGAGGAACGATGATCCGGCGCGGTTTGCTTCCGATGGTGCTGCTGCTCGGCGGCGTCGGCATCCAGGCGGCCCAGGCGAGCGGCGATTTCGGCTGCTCGGTGATGTGGTCGCTGAAGCAGGACGGGCTCGACGGCTGCAACAACCTGCCCTTCCTCACCCCTGCCAACGACAGCCGGGTCAATCTGCGCCTGCTGCGGGCCGACCAGGGGCTGGCGCCGATCCCGGACGGCCCGCCGTCGGAATACGACCGCGAGATGGGCTATGCGCTGGTGCCGTTCCCGCTCGAGCGGCTGGCCCCGCAGGAGGAGACGCCGGCGGAGGCGCCCGCCGGCGGCGCCGAAAGCGGCGGCGCGGCCGTGGTCGAGACCCCGCCCGCCGCCGATCCCGACCGGACGGCGGTGGCGGAGCTGGCCCAGAAAATCGGCGTGCCGCCCGAGGCCGTGTCCTCCGCCGCCGCGGACAGCAGCGCCAACCTGTTCGCCACCGGCGAGGGCAGCCGCTGCGCCAGCAACGACGATGCGGCGGCGCGGGCCTTCCTGCAGCAGCTGGTCGGCAGCGTCGAGCTGCCCGCGTCCGAGCGCTTGTCCCTGGCCCGCGCGCGCCTGGCCATGCTGGGCAACTGCAGCTGGGACGAGGCGAAGCGGGCCGGCCTGGTGCCCGCCGATATGCAGTCGGCCCCGGGCAAGCAGTTCGCCGGCTATCTGCGCGGCGCGGTCGCCTTCTATGCCGGCGACTTCCCGCAGGCGACCGAGGCGTTCAAGGCGCTGGAGGGCAGCGGTCAGCCCTGGCTCGAGGAGACGGCGCGCTACATGGAAGCGCGCACCCTGTTGAACCAGGCACAGCAGAACGCCTTCGACGAGATGGGCTATCCCAAGCTGGAGAATGTCGACCGCACCGTTCTGGCGGATTCGGAGAAGGCGTTCGAGGCCTATCTCCAGGCCTATCCGAACGGCCTGTACACCGCCTCGGCCCGCGGCCTGTTGCGCCGGATCTACTGGCTGGGCAACGATCCGACCCGGCTGGCCGCCGCCTATGCCGAGCTGCTAGGCAAGACCCCGGCCGACGCCGACGCGCTGCAGGCGCTGGTGCAGGAGACCGACAACAAGCTGCTGGTGCCGATGCGCAGCGCCGATGTCACCGACCCGACGCTGCTGGCGGTGATGGACCTGATGATGCTGCGCGACAAGGGCATCGACGTCCGTGGCGACGGCGGCCCGATCATGGATCTGCAGGCGCTGGAGGAGCAGAAGCCGCGTTTCGCCGACCGGCCGGAGCTGCACGCCTACCTCGTCGCCGTCTATCAGTTCTACGTCGCCCAGTCCCCGGACGAGACGCTGAAGAGCCTGCCGGACACGGTGCCGGCCGGCCCGATGAGCAATCTCGAGTTCAGCCGCCAGACGCTGCGCGGCTTCGCGCTCGAGGCCAAGGGCGACTGGGCCGGGGCGCAGGCGCTGTGGCTGCAGCTGATCCCGCTGGCCAGGCCGCTGCAGCGCGCCCAGCTGGAGCTGGCGCTGGCCATGAATTACGAGCGCAGCGGCAAGCTGGCGGCGGTGTTCGAGCCGGGATCGCCGATCAAGACGCCGGAGATCCGCCGGATCCTGCTGCGCAACCTGGCCGGGCAGGCGCTGCTGCGCCAGCAGGCCAAGGCG is from Inquilinus sp. Marseille-Q2685 and encodes:
- a CDS encoding SDR family oxidoreductase — translated: MSLLIVTGGGRGIGAAIARRAARDGWAVCVNYRADAAAAEAVVAEIAGAGGRAVALPADVSREDEIRALFDRAEAAFGPVQGLVNNAGITGRNGVLADLEAETLRRVVDVNLVGPILCAREAVRRFRAAGTKGAIVSLSSIAAQTGSPGEYVHYAATKGAIESFTIGLGRELAAEGIRVNAVSPGMIRTEIHAPGRLERVTARIPAGRPGEPEEIAEAVAWLLSDAARYATATVLKVAGGV
- a CDS encoding thiamine phosphate synthase; its protein translation is MTGLPSPPLLLITDRRQAARPLAGVVADALVAGCRWVSLREKDLSATERFALLHRLRALARPVGAVVTVHADPDAAAEADGLHLAAGGDPAAARRRLGPSALIGASCHSGDEVDAAVAAGADYVTLGPLAPTASKPGYEPILSLAEAGVVARRHPGRVIALGGVEPGLVPGLMAVGFAGVAVMGGVMRAGDPTVAIRAHLAALRGGLA
- a CDS encoding tol-pal system YbgF family protein, giving the protein MIRRGLLPMVLLLGGVGIQAAQASGDFGCSVMWSLKQDGLDGCNNLPFLTPANDSRVNLRLLRADQGLAPIPDGPPSEYDREMGYALVPFPLERLAPQEETPAEAPAGGAESGGAAVVETPPAADPDRTAVAELAQKIGVPPEAVSSAAADSSANLFATGEGSRCASNDDAAARAFLQQLVGSVELPASERLSLARARLAMLGNCSWDEAKRAGLVPADMQSAPGKQFAGYLRGAVAFYAGDFPQATEAFKALEGSGQPWLEETARYMEARTLLNQAQQNAFDEMGYPKLENVDRTVLADSEKAFEAYLQAYPNGLYTASARGLLRRIYWLGNDPTRLAAAYAELLGKTPADADALQALVQETDNKLLVPMRSADVTDPTLLAVMDLMMLRDKGIDVRGDGGPIMDLQALEEQKPRFADRPELHAYLVAVYQFYVAQSPDETLKSLPDTVPAGPMSNLEFSRQTLRGFALEAKGDWAGAQALWLQLIPLARPLQRAQLELALAMNYERSGKLAAVFEPGSPIKTPEIRRILLRNLAGQALLRQQAKAADATEEERRTALFTLLYKDLMRGHYHGFGTDLALLPDPLPEDPSVPWDQSLTLFHWDGASAESDYTCPSIREIAATLQRDAGNPQGLNCLGEFILRNGLDFYALDSQPDDTQLGGTATQFPGKPYSRLDGYMHVMADSKAGRNDRAYALYRAINCFAPSQNNGCGHQEIPQNQRKQWFQTLKSRYGNTVWAKTLKYYW
- a CDS encoding thiazole synthase, whose protein sequence is MQDPFIIAGVALRSRLFIGTAGYPNRQVMLDSIEASGAEVVTASIRRISLEGYAESLVDLVGDRWRLLPNTAGCMTKRDAILTAQLAREALGTNWLKLELIGDRETQYPDVAQLVEAAEELVRDGFVVLPYCNDDLVTCMRLADAGCAAVMPLGSPIGSGLGISNPHAIEMICSRIQVPVVLDAGIGTASDAALAMELGCSAVLLSTAVAKARDPVRMARAMAAGVEGGRLASLAGRIPKRRLADPSSPQLGLIGT
- the thiO gene encoding glycine oxidase ThiO, encoding MTGIPIPSLLQADSVGPTPLRGARPRVAVIGAGVNGLAIGWRLARAGCPVDVYDRGPVGREASWAAAGMLAAGLEAEPGEEALFGLCRRAQELWPGFAREVEAASARPVGYRDEGTLAVALTRDDAAELRFSADYQAKLGVELNWLTGAELLRREPMLRPGLAAAVHSPADHQVDNRWLVPALAEALRRAGGGLHDHAAVESVILDHGRAGGVVVAGEVLSADAVVLAAGAWSGGIPGIPREALPPVRPVKGQMLALQMDPAAPLLRHVLWAGKAYLVPRLDGRLIVGATVEERGFDTTVTAGGMLSLLDAAWRALPGIEELPLIESWAGLRPGSRDDAPVLGPSAIEGLVFATGHHRNGILLLPATVEAVAGTILDGRLPEAAEPFRIDRFTRIAEAAQ
- the thiS gene encoding sulfur carrier protein ThiS — translated: MSVPGTVNVNGEAEAVAGLSVLDLLLAKGIDPAARGTAVALNDAVLPRARWPEHRLAAGDRVEIVRPFQGG
- the ftsY gene encoding signal recognition particle-docking protein FtsY, translated to MTDNGAGAPKKGWFTRLKEGLSRSSAKLTEGITSIFTKRKLDDATLEELEELLIQADLGPATAAKLTAELARTRFGKEVSGDEVRRALADHVAQILRPVARPLTLSPGRKPQVVLVVGVNGTGKTTTIGKLAKQWREEGRSVMIAAGDTFRAAAVHQLQVWGERSGCPVVTANPGADAAGLAFDALTRARAEGRDVLLIDTAGRLQNKDNLMAELAKIVRVLKKIDPEAPHDVLLVLDATTGQNAHSQVEVFRDMVSVTGLILTKLDGSARGGVLVALAERFGLPVHAIGVGESIDDLRPFDADQFGRSLMGVEA
- a CDS encoding AMP nucleosidase translates to MSKTAQTFAPEQFRDAAEAVARLHAIYDANTGLLRDAFRAYSRGEEPARRVRACYPYLTVRVEDFSRADTRLSYGFVDRPGTFSTTITRPSLFHRYLTEQIGQLIHNHHVPVEVGVSDTPIPIHFAFPDGMHVEGDLTRERMLHMRAVFDLPDLAMMDDSIVNGTAVIPPDEPHPLALFTAPRADYSLFRLKHYTATGCEHFQNFVLFTNYQFYIDEFIRIAYELMQGDGGGYDAFIEPGDRVTMPGGRARGTPAARLPQMPAYHLTRPDHSGITMVNIGVGPSNAKTITDHIAVLRPHAWIMLGHCAGLRNTQKLGDYVLAHGYVREDHVLDADLPVWVPVPALAEIQVALERAVGEITGLSGYGLKSVMRTGTVATIDNRNWELRDYREPVQRFSQSRAIALDMESATIAANGFRFRVPYGTLLCVSDKPLHGELKLPGMADAFYKQQVGQHLQIGIRAMERLRELGLEQLHSRKLRSFAEVAFQ
- a CDS encoding NUDIX hydrolase, which gives rise to MDRPKIGVGAVVWRDDRLLLIQRGKAPQAGQWSIPGGSQELGETLFEAALRETREEAGVEAEAIGIVTAVDSIHRDAEGGVEWHYTIIDVEAEWRSGEPVAGDDAAQARWATLEEADNLIEWPELRRVLHLSARQRAQRRRGPGPVRLKPRPDLMRLMRTPLGRLVARPWFDGMSLALLRGWFLPASRSLAAAIVSDGDLRRFCAELAIPPDALGKRPVWLGRTLRDVARLAEQHRQAEAEWQRLLFSTTAPLADAVAAEEARLDAASALTTSRLRFALFGNNRKIPACRWAIPTEDEVEARHGARLADPENAYRLPERMPAVAETRRLPSELGTDHWLTFPTPDPAAESPCWARVFTPSDAVDPPTVIHLHGVCMEPDHLRGPLSEIESLVRRGLRVVLVEAPWHGRRKRPGTYAGEPMVASTPLGALDHLSAAVREVGILTRWARQTSRGTVGWSGISFGALTAQLAAAHCGGWPAACRPDALLLFTTSEGIEEIALGGSFARAFGLDRALTAAGWTETALSRWRPLTDPVERPQMDTGNVFMVLGSKDDVTPFAGGQAIARRWGVPEAQVHIRPQGHFSVPAGLMVDGAPIADFAERLLSL